The genomic segment GTTGGCCGGAGCGTTGGCGATTGGCGCCAAGATCTCGCCGATCGCGATGGTGTGACTATTTCGAACCGGCCAGCATCAGGTCCAGGAAGCGTTCGTGTCGAGCCAGCTTCTGCGCCTGGCCGGGCGAGGCGGTGAGGTGCAGTAGCCCGATGCCCGCCGCGAAGGTCAGCTCCGCCCGCAGTTTGGCGTCCTCGTGGCTGAATCCGCAGTCGCCATAGGCCTTTGTGACGGCGCGAAGCAGGCGGCGATCCGCGTCCCGGATGTTCGCGGCGGCGGTTTGATCGGTGCGGGCCCATTCCCGCATCGCGCGTTCGAGCATCCAGTGTTGCGGCCTGACCAAGGAAATCATCATGGCGGACAGGCGTTCCCGGGGCGGAAGTGTGTCGATCTCGGCCAAGCTTTGCCGATCCTCCTCGCGGAACGCATTCCACGAGTCGACCAGTGCGGCGCGGTAACCGTCCATGTCCTCGAAGTGCCAATAGAAGCTGCCGCGGGTGGCGCCGACTTGTCGACAGAGGCGTTCGATCTTGAGGGCGCGCGCCCCCTCCTCGGCGAGCAAGGTGTAGCCGGCCTGCAGCCAGTCGTCGGCTGACAGGCGCGTCGAGGGCTTACGCGCGGCCACGTCGTGCAACGTTACGGCCAATCAGGTCCGCATCGTTAGGCTTGTGGAAAATTAAGCGGCAGGTGTTGGGCGAGTTCGTAGGCCGAACCCTGCAGGTTGGCCACCCGTAGGACGATCACCTCGCGCATCCGCGCGCTGAAGGTCGGGCTGGCGTACAGCTCGTCCATCTGCTGTGTCCAGCCGGGAAATACGTTGGGCGCGTTGGCGAGTAGCCGGAAGACGTTGAGGTTGCCGCGACGGGCCGCCCACTCGCGGGTTGACTCGGGCTGCTGGTCGAGGTCGGCGAGCGCGATTCGTGTCATGGTTTCACTTTGCCGCGAGCGTGAACGTCCAGTCCAGGGTGACGAACGGTTCGTCGACTGTCGTTCCATCCGGCGCGACGCCCGGTTCGTGGCGCACGAAGTCGGCCTTCAGGGATTCCTGCGCCGAGAACACGGCATCGCAATCGATGTAGGGGTCGTCTTTGAGGAATAGCTGCGTGATCAGTGGTTGGTAGC from the Mycobacterium lentiflavum genome contains:
- a CDS encoding TetR/AcrR family transcriptional regulator, which encodes MAARKPSTRLSADDWLQAGYTLLAEEGARALKIERLCRQVGATRGSFYWHFEDMDGYRAALVDSWNAFREEDRQSLAEIDTLPPRERLSAMMISLVRPQHWMLERAMREWARTDQTAAANIRDADRRLLRAVTKAYGDCGFSHEDAKLRAELTFAAGIGLLHLTASPGQAQKLARHERFLDLMLAGSK